The Syngnathus acus chromosome 11, fSynAcu1.2, whole genome shotgun sequence genome includes the window ATTCTCACGTGAGTAAGGACTGTTAAAGTAAGGGTCCCCGTAATCATCGTTTAGTTATGTTGTGTTGAATATCTTTGAAGTGTTTTAGTAGTTaagttgcattttcttttcttttctggaaccaaaatttggattttgggaACGAGGCCAACTGATTACTCCACTCATTCCAGCAATTTATACCCTCAGTCTCCTTTTTGTCCCCTCCCTTTAGGAAGGTTGAGTTTTATAATCCAAAGAGGTTTGTGACGGCATCATTCTCGCTTGAATGAGAAATGGCGAGTGGAATTGTCGTCGTTTGTGCGAACAATTGAGATGTGTCACTTTTTTCCCTTATCCATTAAACTTTCTCTTGATAATCCTTTGATttgatgattgtttttttttctcccacgtACATTTTACGATGTGGAGcgaatcggaattcgaacaaaaaattctatatgtttttttgtttttgttgtcgaacaaaattcggaggttgaattttttttgctgctaaatttaaaaacaaaaggcacattttttaaatgaactctCAATGGATTCGGTTGAATGATATTTTTTGAACACTGAAGTGGGAGAAACAGTAATGTGTACATTTTCTGTTAGACCGGTGCTTCTCAATCATTTTCTGAGATGCCCCCCccagggagaagaaaacattttgccccccccatgttattaacattaaagaaaacaaaaactatataaaaagaaagatcaaCTTACAATCAAGAATAACtattaataacattgtttttcagTCTGTAAGAACCGATTCAatgtgcatcactttgcctgaaattaaaaaacttttttttttcaaactataaacattcttgaccattttatgctgaaaaaaacaatacaataaaataatgtcgcGGCGATCGGCAGCTGACTgtgcgtatatatatatatatatatatatatatatatatatatatatatatatatatatatatatattctgacAGGTTGCAAGGAACAAGTTCAGCTTCCTGGTCATGCAGCTCTCAACACTTGGTGTTATGAACATCTTTCACACTGGTAAGTTTCATACCCAAAACCTTTTTCTGCACCAAATGTTgacttgacttttgacttgcaGATGTTTTTGTCTTAGGTCCAGGGACAGACTCATCACTGGTCCCACTCGTCCCACCGGCCCACCACTCGTCCCACCGGCCCACCACTCGGCACCGAGCAGACGACCATCCAACAtctgttttataaatgtttactctgcaaaagaaataaagtttGATTACAAAGAACACTTGAACTCTTAACTCTTCATTctcaactttaaaaatatcataatttaaaaaacaaaaaaaaacacatttccctgatttttttccccccgggttttttttccctaatttcttttcaaaatttttacggggatttttttttccccagaatttttttttttaaatgaggtgGGTCAAAGCTGAAGGGCTCAGGAAAGGGGTGGGACAATGAGAATAAAAATCAGAGATTGGTTGAAAAGGAGGCGTGGCTATGCAAATAAAGGGTCCTGTGATTTGTGGGATGAAAAGTGGGCGTGGTATCTTCAATCTGCAGCAATTTGCGTGGTTATGCAAATTCTAGCAGCGCTGTGATTGGTCAGACTGAATTTGGGTAGAGGTAGGAGGCGGGCAAAGTGGCacaggttttttttaaggcagttTTCAGTCTTGAGGTGAGCATTGCCCTTCTGTCACTGCCATTAACACGAGTCTTTGACTGTTACTCACCCTCTCACATGACTCAAAGTGACAGGAGTCATGTGAAATGGAAAGTGCCAGGGATTGCATAAACTTCCTAACACTTTTGGTTGGGTTTTTCAATGACACTGATGCAAACCAAGTTagttaaatattcatcaaatgTATATTTCTGACTAACTTTGTTTGCATCAATGTCATTCAAAACATGTTTAGAGGTGTTTGATGATGAACTTGTGCAGTACCTAGCACTTAGGTTTTGGTCCAGTCAGACATCACATCTCTCATGGAACAAAAACTAACAATTTACGTgccaaatgttctttttgtttaACTATTTCCTTGGCAGCTTTAATAATACACTCTTCTATTTTTAACACTTTATTTAACATCGAATATCACAAACTATGAAAGGACCGAAACAGTAATAGAATACTCAACTAGAGAGCATTGGCGCCCTCTGCGGTAAACATGTTGTACTGCACTCACTCCACTTATTGCTATGTCTTTTGACCACAACTTCTGAAACTAATGGCCCACTGATGTTACCCACTACCTAATTCACCTGGAAACCGTCAAATAACTCAAAGCAcgaattaccgtttttttccgtgtataatgcgcccccatgtataatacttgtaaaatataatatttttaatagtaaaaaatattacctgtaattttgctgattgtattaaactatcacattcattgtcagtcaagaagagaagaggactattatcccttctttgacgaaatgaccagagcacagtacaaacacactattgttctttcggtatttattcaacccacattctttcacaacatgacaagaagagaacaatacataaatcaatactcgtaccagtaccatgattttcttaaaaaaataaataaaataataataattaaaaaaaaaaaaaagtaaaataaattgtacccatgtataatgcgcaccccagattttaggacaataaattagttaaattttgcgtattatacacggaaaaaaacttTATATCATctctacaaaaaaatattacgtCTCATTAGACTTGTTGATGATCTTCTCTAGTCACCGAAGGGATAATATActccaaataaaaaagaaggaaacacAACATGCAGTACCTTTCGAAAATATGTCCAAGTAGACGATCAGCAGCCGACGTGGAGCCTCCATCATCTTTTGCgtggaaaacacaaaacaacgtGCAGGACAAACGATTTTTCCTTGATTAACGTTTGATCGACAGCCGAGTGCCAGTTGTGGGCGGGGTCGCTGACAAGCCAAGCCACCTTTGTTGATATTGTTCTAcgatagctagctagcgagcAACAAACGAACTCGAGGAGCTCGTCTCATAATGATGCTCCTGCATATTTACATGTAAACGGAAAATAGAGAGCATTAAATTGTTTGCAATACTTATTCAAAACAGTTAGTACTCACCGGTAGAGCTTGCTGCACGGTGAACTGGCGTGCCTACGGTAACCGAGAAGGCTCAATTCAAATAGAACCAAACGCGTTCTTGCCAAGATTCCTTGTTTTGACTTGTCACTGACGCAGCAGATATTAAGTTTCAAACTTTAATATTTGTCTCTCATGAGTAGAAAATAAGAAGTAGTTTCAAGAGACCCTTTTAATAATAGTCACCTTGCACACCTCTATTGGGTCACagttgcccattcttccttgcagaGTTGCACAAATTCAATCTAATTGTTGTTGTCACTTgctgtgaataaaaataaactacaaTAATAAAGTTAACTCGCTTAAGTCTGTTTCAAATTTTGGACTTATTTTAATTGTCGTTGAACAGTTGCAATGCAAGCATACATATGTTGCGTTTGCCATATCACGGTGTGACTGACTGGTGGCCAAAAGTTGTCAGCGCCTCCTGGTGGTGCCGGCCGGCGGCGCTGCTACAGTTGCGGGCTCAGCTGGGGGAAGCGGACGGCGGGCGTCCTGGTGGTGGGGCCGTACAAGCCCAGGTTTCGGGCCGCCGCCGACTTCTTGGGCAGCTTGACGTACGAGCCGGTTGAGGAGAGGGACGGCGTGGACGGGAAGCGTGTCTGGTACAAATCTTGAAGGGGTGCGGACGGCGTTTTGCACACTAGCGCCACCTAGTGACCTGTCATGACTGGTTTGTCTTAAAAATCACGTTCCATAAATGACGGCAATCTGGCTGACATCGCAGAACACTACGTCGTCTTCAGGCGCTACTCTGTTGCCATCTCCTGGTCAGTATGGGAAATGCAGCCGGTTCTTCAGTCAACTtacattttttcttctatgtatattttataatattgCTACACAGAGAACAAAGAGAAAACTTCAGTCTGACACAAAGTAGGCCTTTATTGATATCGTATCAATACAATCAAGTACTTGTAGATTTTTGATAAGCAGGAGGgaaaaacaattccaaaatCAGAATGAGTGCATTTTATACTCACATTTTACTGCGCGAAAAGAAACGCAATAGCcttgtgtgaaaaaaaatctgataaaTGTATACATTGTACAttacacaaataataaaatctcCACAAATAATCCTCAACAAACATAACACTAGGATGCTAACTACATACTGTAAATTCTATTAACTCAACAATGTTCTTGTTAAAGTTAAATCCCAATTATAGATTCTTGGCTTCGGTGGTCAGTTTTGGCATCCCTATTAAATTAtcataaatgtataaatatcATTAATTTCATGTGCAAATGGGAATGGCCGTGTAATTATCAAATgcaactaaaacaaaaatcccttCAAAACCGAAGCAaagtattatatatatatatatatatatgttatatatatatatgtatatatatatatatatatacatatatatatacatatatgcgCATAGTGTGATAAGATGGCACTTATTGTCACTGCACACTCTGCAAGCAAGTGACATTGTCTACAAAACACAAGGACAGAGAATAATAACCACACATGATTCACATCACCATTTCATATGTCAAAAATAGAAGGCTAGCAAAATAAGCCAACATACAGTACATCACGAGCCTTGAACTGCCTTGCAGACTCACGTTACAATAATGACTCATAGCATTTGCTTGTTTGCGTTATGGAGACAAACTGGACAGATacaagtgcattttttttttttaaacgttaaAAGAAGGCAGAAATGCAAACACAGCAtgtatctttatcttgaaggCTTCAATCAGCAGAAACGAGTACAGACTGACTCTCTGGCCTACCCACCTGACAAAGAAATCTGCCAGTGGGTTTGTTAAAAATTACATAATTTGCATTTCACAACCTGCAGGGTTCGGACTCCCTTTACGAGTTCACAGAGTCGACGTGGAATTATTTGCATTTGCGGCTCGCTCTACTTTTTGTTCTGAAACATCTTGTCAACTTTAGAAGCagtgacttgacaaaaaaagcctTCAATCAAATGCATAAATTCCACAACTCTACTTTCTCTGGCACCTAATGACGAAATGTGTAAACATGATTGACACATCGTCAATTACATGAATATAGCCATGGGATGTCAAGTGTTTGCTGTATATTgagattgccttttttttggaTAGTTCAATTCAATAAAttaagtaaaaagaaaaaaaatgtttcaaatgtaaGAAAGCAACCATGAGAAAACTGGATTAAAGTAATTTAGCACAAGTGAATGTgatgttccatttttttttttttaaatgtatgttGTACTGATGCTAACTTGGCCAGGATTGTCATTCATGAACTAACACATATTTGCCATCTCTCTTAAATGTCAGGTGATTTTGGTCCTGTCGGCATGTGGCATCGAACGATTTGAGTTAAGGCACCCAACAGTCTGACTAAattaaacaacaataacaaaaataataacaaacaacaataattaacataaaaaaaaataacaacccaaaaacacatttgaatgacAACAATGCAAACGACACAGAATAAAATTCCTTCCTCCCCCTTTTGAAATGCTCTTATTGTGATTTCGACTTTCTCTTTCTCGGCTGTaaagcagacaaaaacaatgacaggaATATTAACTACTGataattttattgttttgggaAATGAGTATGGCTGCAAGTATCTTAGGTTTTGGTCTGCTCCGAGGAGCTCATGGTTGGACTCCAGCAGAAGGTTATGTGGGGCAGAGCAGGAATCCTGAGAACGAGGAGTGGATGTACTCGGTGGAGTAGAGACCGTTGGCCTGATCCGAGGGCATCTGGATCCAGACCTTGTCGCCTTCTTTCAGCTCGAGGACAGCACTGCCGGACGCCTGGTCCATGTAGCCTTTCTTGTATTCATCGTAGGTGTAAGTAGCTGGTACATTGTTCTTGTACAAGGCTACCCACAAGCTAGTTCCCTTCACATGCACGTGATACGCAAAGTAGTAGACACCCGACAGGGGAGCAGTGAAGATGCCGCTAGCGGGATTGTAGGCATTTTGCCCGTTGTACAGAGTCCGGTCAAATATTATTGGCATACCGGAGGGAGGGAAAGGCTTGGAGAGGATGGCCGTGAAGGCTGGCGCTAACGAGGCAGAGAGCGGAACTTGACTGTACGCCGGACCCTTGCGGTCTCCCGGCACTTCCCCCCCTTCCAGCTCGGAACCTGTTGGACCCGCAACGACTGTTTGGCCATTTCCCGGAAGACCTGGGGGACCCGGCGGGCCCGGTGGGCCGGGGTTACCGTTAAGTCCAGAAGGGCCTGGTTTCCCCGGAGGACCTTGGGGACCAATAGGCCCTTTCTCCCCCACTTTACCCAGTCCTGGAAGCCCTGGTAGTCCAGACTCACCCTTCAAGCCAGGGGCCCCCTGTGGTCCCATGGGACCCATAGGCCCCTGAAGGCCAGGGATGCCTGATTGGCCCCTGGGGCCAGGTGTTCCCATAAATCCAGCCTCACCTTTAGGTCCCTGAAGACCTGTCAGCCCGGGATTACCTGGGAGACCGATATGTCCTGCTTCACCTTTGGGCCCAGGTTTTCCAATTGCTCCATTTGGACCAGGTAGTCCTTTGTCTCCAGGTATACCAGGTCTTCCTGCATTTCCATTTGGACCTTGGTCACCTCTGAGGCCAGGCAGCCCTGGAGGTCCTTGGGGCCCGAGTTCTCCCTTGAGTCCTGGCATGCCATGTTTTCCAGGTAGTCCCATGGGACCGTGGAGTCCAGGGGGTCCTGGTTGTCCATTAAGACCTTGTTCGCCAATTGGACCCACCATTCCTTGCTCTCCTTTGTCTCCAGGTAGACCAGTCAACCCAGCATGGCCCTTTTCTCCTTTGGGTCCACTCAAGCCAGGTTTTCCAAAGCCTGGAGTACCTGGAAATCCTGGGGAACCCCTGAGGCCTTGCTCACCTTTTTGACCTATGTGACCTGGTGCTCCTGGCGTTCCATCAACTCCAGGCTTCCCTATCCCAATAGGACCTGGTTGACCTTGTAGACCTGGAAGCCCAGCCTCTCCTGGTTCCCCTCGATCCCCTGGAAGTCCCTGATCACCTTTAGGGCCGAACAGTCCAGGCAAACCCTTTGGTCCGGGTTTGCCAATGCCTGGAATACCAGGTGGTCCTGCACTACCTTTCAACCCAGGGGGACCCCTTATACCAGGGGGCCCCGGTGTCCCGTGTCCATTCTCACCTTTAACCCCACGCTCACCTGGAGGACCAGAAATACCTTTTAATCCTGGTTCTCCCCGACTACCAGGCGGGCCCCTAACACCTGGAAGCCCAGGTTTCCCATTCAAAGACAGGCCAGACGGTCCTGGAAGTCCCGGCTGTCCCGGTTGACCCCTCAGGCCCGGTTCACCACGAGGACCAACCTCGCCATTAGGTCCTGGCATCCCCTTTGGTCCAATCTTTCCTGGTAGTCCTGGGAGTCCTGGTTTACCAATCcctggaaagccaggaggccCTTGAGGACCAGGCTGCCCGTTGAGGCCGGGGTTCCCAAGTCCAGGTTTTCCTGGAATTCCTGGAGGACCGGGTGGTCCTCTTGGTCCGGGTTTGCCTTGGGGCCCTGGCTCTCCCTTTACATCTACCATGGGTGGcctgtctaaaaaaaaaaaaaaagaaagaaataatttaaaaaaatagttaaTTAGTTAATTAAACATGCAACTTTTAAGCTCAAAATTGCACCtataaattgacatttttaaaaactaagACCAAAACGTAAAAGGCCAGAGATCCAAACTGTTGTTTTCATCAACAATGACGAGATTGACTTAATGTTGTACACACTACGTACAACCGCTAGGTGGCAGTAAAAGAAAAGTATTTGTCTGACTCATATATTGATCACATATTTGATCACTATTGTAAACGCTATCTTTgaatggtggtggtggggacGAAACAAAGGGAATCGTGGAAATCATTTTCATGGCCCTGAGAATGATTTTGATAATAACAAAGCACAATTTAGGGATTACTGCATTCTAACCTGACTAAACGGAATTGTATTTCTTCCACGAACCCTCCTCCCCCTTCCCTGCTCCATCCCAGAACTCAAGAATGCGAGACAAACAACACAGAAACAGCATCCAGATGGCTACTTTGGGTCACTTCTACAAACAAGGTGCACTCAGACCTCCCAAATGCTGGACTGGAggattctgaaaaaaaaaaagctaacatGCCGATTGCCGCAAAAGGCCAGAGCACAACTCACCGACATAATGTCCCTTGCCCTCTCTGAACGGTGGTCCGACGGGTCCTTTCATCATGGGTTGCATGTACTTCATGTGAGTCATGGGGGGGTAGCCTCCAGCAAGGACACGACCCCCTAGCATCAGGAGCACACAAACAAGGGCCAGCAGCATGGTGGACAGCATCCCAGGCATCCGATgaactgaaagaaaatgacaggTCAAAAATCCACCAgagatgcattttttgtttgtttttttgctgacagATGATGTGCGATGCTTACATTAAGCTTGAAACGGTCTAAGCGCCAAAGAAAACAGCTGAAGTGAAAAACTCAACGTTGTGCCTCCTAAGCGAGGAACGGACGGATTAGTCGGCCTTCAGAAGTGTACAGGGGGATA containing:
- the col8a2 gene encoding collagen alpha-2(VIII) chain, which encodes MPGMLSTMLLALVCVLLMLGGRVLAGGYPPMTHMKYMQPMMKGPVGPPFREGKGHYVDRPPMVDVKGEPGPQGKPGPRGPPGPPGIPGKPGLGNPGLNGQPGPQGPPGFPGIGKPGLPGLPGKIGPKGMPGPNGEVGPRGEPGLRGQPGQPGLPGPSGLSLNGKPGLPGVRGPPGSRGEPGLKGISGPPGERGVKGENGHGTPGPPGIRGPPGLKGSAGPPGIPGIGKPGPKGLPGLFGPKGDQGLPGDRGEPGEAGLPGLQGQPGPIGIGKPGVDGTPGAPGHIGQKGEQGLRGSPGFPGTPGFGKPGLSGPKGEKGHAGLTGLPGDKGEQGMVGPIGEQGLNGQPGPPGLHGPMGLPGKHGMPGLKGELGPQGPPGLPGLRGDQGPNGNAGRPGIPGDKGLPGPNGAIGKPGPKGEAGHIGLPGNPGLTGLQGPKGEAGFMGTPGPRGQSGIPGLQGPMGPMGPQGAPGLKGESGLPGLPGLGKVGEKGPIGPQGPPGKPGPSGLNGNPGPPGPPGPPGLPGNGQTVVAGPTGSELEGGEVPGDRKGPAYSQVPLSASLAPAFTAILSKPFPPSGMPIIFDRTLYNGQNAYNPASGIFTAPLSGVYYFAYHVHVKGTSLWVALYKNNVPATYTYDEYKKGYMDQASGSAVLELKEGDKVWIQMPSDQANGLYSTEYIHSSFSGFLLCPT